One genomic window of Leptotrichia shahii includes the following:
- a CDS encoding LptA/OstA family protein, with product MKAKKVVYRLKDEAIVYADEQIGSEGDEVIKFKNVIIDLVKKQMVISGKEGVVNTKTLDVSLMKKVVGTTKDKKWEIYTERVDYKKQGDLLNSPVKTKLVNTFDDTVSEADKVETTTKFETIVATGHARYNNKKDKKTMTADKITYNDPTKVSFAEGHVVYKEEKTKRTLTADKMRYDDINKIGNAEGNVHYTSPESKLDAQKADYYMNGDDERVEGFGNVVYTGKESVITADSAVYFIKKKQINGNGHVVYKSKESVITGDSAVYFVDKKQVDGRGHVRYTGKTMIITGDHVFYDKIANIINGDGNGTYNYLPRKTTGTYKSGVYDLKTHTMTTNDYYTANYDDYKMDGTNLVYVFPTGNAVMNGPFNVKKQNFTVHGENGKMNTISKDIFANKMVMTSVQGDRISSDIGQGSFEKKEFRFDGHVKGKIRGNVKDLVNDPRPLVESEAVHFIGNTAKVYFVSHKNGSNMSITRSEIKENVHMTYKDITLDSQYNEMDSRRNLILARDKVMVDFKNNTKMTANYLYMDMNKQEGYARNNIKIVSTLPQFRAINTSADKATIYLKDKKIKLNGNVVTYQGKNQISSKSAIYNMDKKILENEGNIQMQYEVQNNNEIQQAKSDPKNSEAVQEVIGKLSVSEGGHLPKSMTASNGVPVTIRWHSSNSSIFSTSGRVNKQFYGGGTKGVTLTATAKAGVDTAERTFSVSVPTESAHEMLVRAASNIYVPEDGENLPSSVRVNVRGRTIDIPISWSKNGDRNVATLRYDGASYRQQF from the coding sequence ATGAAGGCAAAAAAAGTTGTGTATAGGTTAAAAGATGAAGCGATTGTTTATGCAGATGAACAGATCGGATCTGAAGGAGATGAAGTCATTAAGTTTAAAAATGTGATTATAGATCTTGTAAAAAAACAGATGGTAATTTCTGGAAAAGAAGGAGTTGTAAATACTAAAACACTTGATGTCTCGTTAATGAAGAAAGTCGTTGGGACAACCAAAGACAAAAAATGGGAAATTTATACGGAACGTGTAGATTATAAAAAACAGGGCGACCTGTTAAATTCGCCAGTAAAGACAAAACTCGTAAATACGTTTGATGACACTGTTTCTGAAGCAGATAAAGTTGAAACGACGACAAAATTTGAAACGATTGTAGCTACAGGACATGCAAGATATAATAATAAAAAAGACAAGAAAACTATGACAGCGGATAAGATTACGTATAATGATCCAACAAAGGTAAGTTTTGCAGAGGGGCATGTTGTTTATAAGGAAGAAAAGACAAAAAGAACCCTTACGGCAGATAAAATGCGATATGATGATATTAATAAAATAGGAAATGCAGAAGGAAATGTTCATTATACTTCTCCTGAAAGCAAGCTGGATGCTCAAAAGGCAGATTATTATATGAATGGTGACGATGAAAGAGTAGAAGGTTTTGGAAATGTTGTTTATACAGGAAAGGAAAGTGTAATTACAGCAGATAGTGCTGTTTATTTCATCAAGAAAAAACAAATTAATGGAAATGGACATGTTGTTTATAAAAGTAAAGAAAGTGTAATTACAGGTGACAGTGCTGTTTATTTTGTTGATAAGAAACAAGTTGATGGAAGAGGGCATGTTAGATATACGGGAAAAACTATGATAATTACAGGAGATCATGTATTTTACGACAAAATTGCCAATATAATAAATGGTGATGGAAATGGTACCTATAATTATTTGCCAAGAAAAACAACAGGAACTTACAAAAGTGGAGTTTATGACTTAAAAACACACACTATGACAACAAATGATTACTATACTGCTAATTATGATGATTATAAAATGGACGGAACAAACCTTGTATATGTTTTCCCTACAGGAAATGCCGTTATGAATGGACCTTTTAATGTAAAAAAACAAAATTTTACAGTTCACGGAGAAAATGGTAAAATGAACACCATTTCAAAAGATATTTTTGCAAATAAAATGGTAATGACGAGTGTTCAAGGAGATAGAATTTCATCTGATATTGGACAAGGAAGTTTTGAGAAAAAGGAATTCAGATTTGATGGACATGTTAAAGGTAAAATTCGGGGGAATGTGAAAGATCTGGTGAATGATCCAAGACCACTTGTAGAATCAGAAGCAGTCCATTTTATTGGAAATACTGCAAAAGTTTATTTTGTTTCCCATAAAAATGGAAGTAATATGAGTATTACACGTAGTGAAATCAAGGAAAATGTTCATATGACTTATAAGGATATTACATTAGATTCCCAATATAATGAGATGGATTCAAGAAGAAACCTTATACTTGCAAGAGATAAGGTTATGGTTGATTTTAAGAATAACACTAAGATGACTGCAAATTATCTGTATATGGATATGAATAAGCAGGAAGGATATGCTAGAAATAACATAAAAATTGTAAGTACATTGCCACAGTTTAGAGCGATTAATACAAGTGCTGATAAGGCTACAATTTATCTGAAGGACAAAAAAATAAAATTAAATGGAAATGTCGTAACTTACCAAGGTAAAAATCAAATTTCATCTAAAAGTGCAATATATAATATGGATAAAAAAATTCTTGAAAATGAAGGAAATATTCAAATGCAGTATGAAGTTCAAAATAATAATGAAATTCAACAAGCAAAATCAGATCCTAAAAATTCCGAAGCTGTTCAAGAAGTCATAGGTAAGTTATCAGTTTCTGAAGGAGGTCATCTTCCGAAATCAATGACTGCCTCAAATGGTGTTCCAGTTACGATAAGGTGGCATTCTTCAAATTCAAGCATATTTTCAACGTCTGGAAGAGTTAATAAGCAATTTTATGGCGGGGGAACTAAAGGAGTAACACTAACTGCAACGGCAAAAGCCGGAGTAGATACAGCAGAAAGAACTTTTAGCGTAAGTGTTCCAACAGAATCAGCACATGAAATGCTAGTAAGAGCAGCAAGCAATATTTATGTCCCAGAAGATGGAGAAAATCTGCCTTCATCAGTTAGAGTGAATGTAAGAGGAAGAACAATAGATATACCAATATCTTGGAGTAAAAATGGAGATAGGAATGTTGCAACACTAAGATACGATGGAGCATCTTATCGTCAG